A stretch of DNA from Hydrogenophaga sp. SL48:
GGGCCGACCAGATCGAACCCTTACTGGACTTGCTGTGTTTGGACAGCGAGAGGCAGTTCTGGCCATGAAGAACCTGACACCCCCCGCAGCGCTTCGCGCTACCCCCCAGGGGGCGGCACTGGCCGTCCGGCAAAGTCGGCCCGGCGGTGCCCTGGGTTGGAGGAGAAGCTCGCCATGATCTACCTGGACCACAACGCGACCACCCCACCCGCGCCGGAGGTGCTGGATGCCATGGGGCCGGTGTTTGTCACCGCCTGGGCCAACGCTTCGTCGCAGCACGGTCCGGGGCAGGACGCCAAGCGCGTGCTCGGCGCGGCGCGGGCCACGGCGGCCAAGGCGCTGGGCTGCAAGACCAGCGAACTCATCTTCACCAGCGGCGCCACCGAGGCCAACCACATGGCCTTGACCGGCCTGCTGGCGACGGCCCGGGCGCAGGGCCGCCAGCGCCTGCTGATCGGCGCGGTCGAACACTCGGCCCTTCTGCGCCTGGCGCGCTCGCTGGCCGAGCAGGGCGTGCCCGTGGACGTCATGCCAGTGTCGCCCGACGGCCGCATCGACCTCACCGCCGCTGCGGCCCTGATGGGCCCGGATCTGGCCCTGGTCTCGCTGATGGCGGCCAACAACGAAACCGGTGCGTTGATGCCGGTGACGGAAGTCGCCGCGATGGCCCACGCGGCCGGCGCCGCCATGCACGTGGACGCGACGCAGTGGATCGGCAAGCTGCCGTTTGCTTTTTCCGAATACCCGGCCGACGCGGTTTCGCTCTCGGCCCACAAATTCCACGGTCCCAAGGGTGCGGGCGCCTTGTTGCTGCGCCAGGGCCGGGCCCTCGTGCCGCCAGTGCCGGGCAGCCAGGAGCGCGGCCGCCGCGGCGGCACTGAGAACCTGCCGGCCATCGTTGGTTTGGCCGCGGCGCTGGAGCGTCTGGGCGATCTGGCGGTGCAGTCAGAACGGGCCGAACAGGTGGCCAGCCTGCGCGACGCGCTCGAGCGCGGCCTGGCCGAACTGCCCGGCCTGCACGTGTGGTGCCAGGGCGTGCCGCGCCTGCCGGGCACCAGCTACCTGCGCTTTGGCATGGTCGACGCTGACGTGGTGCTGCAGCGCCTCTCGCGCCTGAACGTGGCGGCGTCCAGCGGCGCGGCCTGCTCGTCGGGCGGCAGCGAACCCTCGCACGTGTTGACCGCCATGGGCGTTCCGCGCGACGAGGCGCTGTGCGCCATCCGCTTTTCACTCGGCGATGAAACCCAAAGCGAAGACATCGCCCTGTTGCTCAACAGCCTGCCCGCCTTGCTGGAACCCTTGCTCAGCGTTGCCGCCGAGTCCTGAATTTTTGTGTTTGCCCACTGGAGCCGATGATGAAAGTGATGATCCGCCGCGATGCCAAAGGTGTGCTGAGCGCCTATGTGCCGAAGAAAGACCTGGAGGAGCCCATCGTCGACATGGTGAATCCCGGCATGTGGGGTGGTCTGGTCACGCTGGCCAACGGTTGGCAACTGGACCTGCCGGTCATGCCCGAAGGCACGAGCCTGCCCATCACCGTCGAAGCGCGCCGCCTGGCGTCTTCGGTTTCCGAGGACTGAACACCATGTCCATCAGCACCGAACACCTGCGCGCCGCCGGCGAACTCGTGGGCGCTGCCGCCACCCTGCGCGACGCGGCCTCGATCTGGCGTTCCCAGCACCCCGAGATGAAGGTGGTGCTGGTCGATGCGATGGACATGCGCGACGAAAAACCCGCGCTGCTGCTGGGCGCACGCAAGGTCTACCTCGCCACCTCCAACGGCCACTGCTGGAGCGTGACCGATGCGCCCGAAGAAGCCGATGCGCTCATCCTCACTCAGGAATAAAAAATGGAAATCGATGCCATCTCCCTCTACGAGCCCGAGTGCGGCGAGCGCGAGATCCAGCTCGTCACCGCGGTGCTGGAATCGGCCCGCTGGGGCGATGGCCCCATGCTGGAATCGTTCGAGCGCGCTTTCGCGGGCTGGGCCGGGCGGCGCCATGCGGTCGCGGTGGGCAGCGGCACCCTGGGCACCTGGATCGCCCTGCGCGCCTACGGCATCGGGCCGGGTGACGAGGTGGTCTGCAGCAGCCACTCGTGGCACCAGGTGGCGCAGGCCATCACGCTCGCGGGCGCCACGCCGGTGTTCGCCGACATCAACTACTGGACCGGCTGCCTGAGCCCCGAGGAGGCCGCGCTCAAGATCACGCCGCAGACCCGCGCCATCCTGGCCGGCAACACCAACGGCCACCCGGCCGACTGGGACCCACTGCGTGCGCTCACGAAAGCGCACGGCATCCACCTGATCGAAGACAGCACCGAAGCCCTGGGCTCGCGCTACAAGGGCCAGACCGTGGGCAGCTTCGGCGACGTGTCGGTGTTCGACTTTTCGCAGCCCTCGGCCCTGTGCACCGGCGAGGGCGGCATGCTGGTCACCGACGACGACGTGCTGGTGCACGAACTGCGCTATCTGCGCCAGCGCCGCGTGAGCGACCGGCATTCGGTCTCGGTCGGTTCGCGTGTGCCACTGCAGGCCGGCATGAGCGAGATGACCGCCGCGCTCGGCCTGGCCCAGCTCGCCAGCCTGGACGACCGGCTGATGGAGCGCAAGCAGGTCGAGCTCTGGTACCACGAGCAGATGCAGAGCTTCGAGGGCGTGAAGCCGCCTTACCTGGCCGAGAACGTCGACGAGGTGCACTGGATGCTGTACGTGGTGCACCTGGGCAAACGCTTCACCGCCAGCGCCCGCGCGCAGATGGTGGACGACATGGCCTCCAGCGGCATCGAGACCGCCGCCTACAGCCACCCGCTGCACCAGCAGTTCCATTACATGAACGCGGCCGAGTCCATCGGCCAGCAGCGCGGCCTGCTGCGCGACACCGACCGCATCGGCGACCGCGCCCTGGCCCTGCCGCTGCACACCCAGATGGACGCGGTGCAGGTGCAGTACATCGTCACGACGCTCAAGGACACCGCCACCAATGTCGGCGCCGGCGCTGCCATTTACCTCTAAGGAAACACCATGACCGACCTGATCCAAGACATCGCCAGCCGCCTCGACGCCGGCAGCGTCATCCCTTACCTGGGCCCGGACATGTTGTCGCTGTGTGAACCCGGCAAGGTGCCGGCCACGCCGCTGGACCTGGCGACCTTCATGACGGCCAAGGTCAGCGTGCCGCACAAGGTGCGCAGCCGCCTCACGCAGGCAGCACAGTTCATCGAGAACTTCAAGCACCGCAAGTCCGTCGTGCACCTGATGAACGAGGCCTTTGCCAGCTCGCCCGAGCCTTCGGCGCTGCAGCTGGCCCTGGCGGGCAGCAACGCCGGCCTCTGGGTCGACACCTGGTACGACGACACCATGCTGAACGCGCTGACCCGCGTGCGCGGCGACAGCGGCTGGAACCAGGTGCAAGGCCTGTCGCAGTCCGAACATTTCGGCCACTGGACCGGCGCCTACGACGCCCAGGGCCAGGCGCTCGAAGCCCTGCCCGTGGCGCCAACGCACTACAAGCCCTGGGGCGGTCACAGCCCGGCCGGCAACTACCTCGTGTCCGACAGCGACTACGTCGAGGTGCTGACCGAGATCGACATCCAGACCCCCATCCCCGCGGCCGTGCAGGCCTGGCGCAGCGGCCGCCATTTCCTGTTCCTCGGCTGCCGCTTCGACGACCAGCTCACGCGCTGTTTTGCCCGCCAGATCATGAAGCGCTCCAGCGACCAACACTGGGCCGTGCTGCCCAACGAGCCGACCCGCATGGAAGCGCGTTTTCTGGAAGAGCAGGGCATCACCCGCATCAACATGCCGCTGGCCGATTTTTCGGCGGCCTTCATTGATGCACTCCAACCCGCGCTCGCCTGACCTTTTTGCTTCCCTTTTCCCAACCAGCCATGAGGCCACAACCATGACCACGATCACCGTCCTTCCTTCCGGCAAGTCCTACGAAGTCGCCGCCGGCACCACCCTGCTCAAAGCCTTGCTCGGCGTGGGCGAGCCGGTCATGAGCAAATGCGGCGGCAACGCCAAGTGCGAGGCTTGCCACGTCTTCGTCACCAGCGGCCGCAAGAGCCTGTCGCGCATCCAGCCGCTCGAAAACGAAAAACTCGACGGCATGGTCGGCATCGGATCGGCCTCGCGCCTGGCTTGCCAGGCCGTGCTCGGCGAAGACCCGATCACCGTCGAACTCCTGATGACAAGCTGAGCCCCGGGGCGCATCCGCCATGGCCGCCTTGCTCCATCTGCCGACCCACCAAGTGGCCGACGTCGTGGTGGTTGGCGCGGGCCTGTGTGGCCTGGCGCTCACCCGCAGCCTGGTCGCACGCGGCCTGAGCGTGACCCTGCTCGAAGCGCGGGATCGCATCGGCGGCCGGGTGCTGACCTGCGCCGATGCGCAGACCGGCCAGGCGCTTGACCTGGGCGCCACCTGGACCTGGCCCGAGACCGAGCCGCGCATCAGCGCGCTGCTCGGCGAGCTGGGCCTGGCCACGCTGGCACAACACGACCCGGGCGACGCGCTCTGGCTCACCGACCCGAACCGCCAGCCCGAACGGCGGCAGGAAGAGGGCGGCGTGCACGCGGGTGCCAGGCGCATCCAGGGCGGCGCGGCCCGGCTCGTGGACGCGCTGGCCGCCGGTCTGCCTGAAGGCTGTCTGCGGCTGGGCCAACCGGTGCGCGTGCTGCGCGACCGTGGCTCGTACATCGAGCTTATGCTGGAAGCTGGCGCGCCGCTGCGCGCGCGCCAGGTGGTGCTCGCCCTGCCGCCGCGCCTGGTGCATGACCGCGTTCTGTTCGATCCACCCCTGCCGGCGACGGTCTGGGATGCGATGGAAAGCACCGCCACCTGGATGGCCACCCACGCCAAAGCCTTGATCGCTTTTGACCACGCTTTCTGGCGCGAAGCCGGGCACTCGGGCAACGCCTTCGTGCGCCACGCGCAGGCCGTGCTCGGCGAGGTGTTCGACGCCTGCGACGAAACCAACGGCGCGGCGCTGGGCGGCTTCGTGGCGCTGAACCCGGCGCAGCGCGAACACTTCCAGCGCGGCCTGCCACTGCTCATCGACAGCCAGCTCGCCCAGCTCTACGGCCAGGCCGCGCAGAGCGGCCGGCTGCAACTGCAGGACTGGGCCCTGGAGCCCTGGACCTGCAGCGACACCGACCGCGCCACCCCGCCCGAACCGCCGTTGGCCAGCCCGCTGCTGCGCCAACCGCTGTGGAGCGGCCGGGTGCTTCTGGGTGGCAGCGAAACGGCGGCCCATGGCGCCGGGCACATGGAAGGCGCGCTCGAAGCGGCCGACCGCATCGCCCACGCGCTGCTGCGCCAGAAAGCGCCCACCGCCACCACCCAAGAGACTGTGGCGCTGGACCGCGAATCGGCGCTGCAAGCCTTTGCCGAGGGCGTGGCCGCCCGCGCCGCCGCCGCACCCGACCAGTACCGCCGCCACCTCACGCGCCTGCTCTCCAGCCAGCAACACGATCTGCTCACGCAGCGCGCCTTGCTCGCGACGGTGGACCGCGTCTACAGCGAAAGCCTGGCGCAGATCGACGCGCTGTTGCCGGCGCTCGACGCCGCCGAGGCTGCGGTCGCGCAAGGGCAGCACGCGCTCACGCCCCAGCTGCTGGCACCGTTCGCGGGCTGGAACAAGGGCTTGCTGCAGGCCGCGCTGGCCTTCAACGCCAGCTCGTGCGCCTTGTCGAACTTTGCGCAGGACCAGGTGCCCGACGCCGAGACACAACGCGCCATCACGCTCGACCTGGCCGCCGCCTGGCGCGAGTTCGCCATCGAGCTCAACGCCCGGTTGCTGCAGGCCCAACCGGTGACCGCTTGAAAGACCCATGAACCAACACCCCATGCTGCTCAGCGCCTTGTTGGGCCTGATCCAGAACGCCTGCGAATCGGTGCTGATCCTGGTCGAACAGCTGCCGCGAGAAGAGTTGATGCGTTCGCGCCTCACGCGCGCCGAGGTGCAGCGCCAGCTCGCCACCCTGGCCGCCAGCGTGGCGCAGATCGAGCCGGAGCAACGCGCCACCATGCACGAGCTCGACTGGTCGGGCTGGGCACTGATGCGGGTGCAACTCGCTGGCCCGCCCGGCGAGACCCTGGACGAAGCCCTGTGGTTCGCCAGTCAGTCGCTGGTGCCCGCGACGCTGCTGTGGTTAAGGGTGTACCGGCAGAGTCAACCCGATCTGTTTCGCATGAGTCTGGCTTGAGGGCGCTGGCGCTTTTCAGCTCTCTCCGGGTGAGCAGTCGGTCTCTCTCGTGGCACCTCGGGTGCCAAGGCGTGTGCGCTCAGGCCGCAGCGCTTGAGTGAAGCGGCCGGCGCTGCGCACCGACTGCCCTGCGATGCTCGCGGCCGTGGCCCGTCGCCAAACTCGCTGCGTTCGCTGGCGCTCTCTCCGCTCAGACATGGCGACGATTCAGATGACGAAGCGCGCTGCGCGCGCGGCCACAACCCCTGCGCTTCTCGGCGCCTCACATGGCGCGCTGCGGCCTGAGCGCACACGCCTCGGCAGGACCGGCGTGGGTTCTCTATCAGTTGAGAGTCAAGTCATTTCATGCTGCGGCAGGCGCTGTCCGGTGGGGGCGACTTTCCGGGGTGGCTGTGTCCGCCCGTCTGGGGCCGGGCGCGCCAGTGCGCGCTTCGCTGACTGACTTGCGGCCACTGTCTGAGCAGAGAGAGCGCAGCGAACGGCGCGAGTTTGGCCGCACCGGCCCCAGATGGGTGGGCGCAGCGAAGTCGGCGCAGCCGACCACCCGGATGAGCCCCCGCCGGGCAGCGCCTGCCGCAGCACGCGAGGTGCCACGAGCGAGATCTGCGCCCACCCAAAAAGAGCACAGAAAAAGAGACCAGCGTTCCCTTCCGCAAGCTGGCCCACGTATTGCAAACCAGGTCAACAAGCCACGTAAGCGTGGACGTTGTGTAGCAAAGCACACAACGCTGTCCTTGGACCCGTCCGTTGTGTCGTGACCAATACAGAGCCGGTCCCCTTGTTCACAGGAACTCCTCATGTCCCCGTCCGAGTTGAACGCCACCAGCCAGCCCCTGATGGGCAAGCTGCTGATCGACACCGCCATGGGCAGCTTCCTCGGCGACAAGCGCATCCGCCTGCTCGAAGCCATCGCCCAGCACGGCACCGTCAATGCCGAGGTCACGCTGGACCTGCCGGGCGGCCACCACGTGCTGACCGCCGTGGTCACCGACCAGAGCGTCGAGCGCCTCGGTCTCGCCGTGGGCCAGCCGGTGACCGCGATCTTCAAGGCCTCCAGCGTCTTCCTCGTTTCCACCGACTGAACAACACCAAGGACCTTTCATGAAAGTCGCCATCGCCACCCACAAGGACTGGAGCCAGGTCAGCGGCCACGCCGGCCAGGCCCGCGAGTGGCTGCTGTTCAAAGAGCAGCTGCCGCACCACTTCGAGGATCACGGCCCGCACCCGCTGCACGGTGTGGACCTGCTGATCTCGGGCAGCGCGGGCGACGGCTTTCTGCGCCACATGGCGGGCTGGGGCGCGCAGGTGCTGCTGACCGGCGAGACCGATCCGCGCGCTGCGCTGCAGAAGGTGCTGGCCGGCGAGGCGCTGCCCGACACGCGCTTCGACGTCACCACCGCGCTGTGCAAGGTGCGCGACCTGTTTTCCCGGCATTGAATTTTTCATCCTCTGGAGCGCTTCCATGATCCTCAAGCCCCTTGTCTCTTCGCTGCTCGCCGGCCTGTTGCTCGTTGTCTCAACGGCCCGCGCCGACGAGATCTCGGTCGCCGTGGCCGCCAACTTCACCGCGCCCTTCAACAAGATCGCCGCCGAGTTCGAAAAGGAAACCGGCCACAAGGTGGTGTCGTCGTTCGGCTCCACCGGCAAGTTCTACGCACAGATCAAGAACGGCGCGCCGTTTGAAATATTGCTCGCGGCCGACGACGAAACACCGGCGAAGCTGATCAAGGAAGGCGCCGGGGTGGCCGGCAGCCAGGTCGGCTACGCCATCGGCAAGCTGGTGCTCTGGTCGGCCCAACCCGCGGTGGTGGACGCCCAGGGCGAGGTGCTGAAGCGCGGCGGCTTCGACCACATCGCGCTCACCAACCCCAAGCTCGCGCCCTACGGCGCGGCCGCCGTGGAGACGATGAAGAAGCTGGGCGTGCACGACAAGTTGTCGCCCAAGTTCGTGACCGCCGAAACCACCGTCCAGGCTTACCAGTTCATCAGCAGCGGCAACAGCCTGCTGGGTTTCGTGGCGCTGTCGCAGGTGCTCAAGGACGGCCAGATCCAGGGCTCGGCCTGGGTGGTTCCGGCGAACCTCTACACCCCCATCCGGCAAGACGCGGTGCTGCTGAACCCGGGCAACGGCAAGGTCAGTGCGTCCGCGCTGCTCAAGTACCTGCAAGGCGCCAAGGCGCAGGCGGTGATCCGGAGCTTCGGCTACGAGATGCCGCTGTGAGGCGGGGCGGCTGACGCTCACCGGCTGGATCACATGCTGTCGAATCACGACCTCGCCGCCGTGTGGCTCACGGTCCAGCTCGCGGGCCTCACCACCGTGCTGCTGCTCGCGCTGGGCACGCCGGTGGCCTGGTGGCTGGCGCGCACGCCCTCGCGGCTGAAGGGCCTGGTGGGTTCGGTGGTCACGCTGCCGCTGGTGTTGCCGCCTGCTGTGCTCGGCTTCTACCTGCTGGTGCTCATGGGCCCCGAGGGGCCGGTGGGCCGGCTCACTCAATCGCTGGGCTTGGGCCTGCTGCCGTTCACCTTTGCCGGGCTGGTGGTGGCCTCGTGTCTGTATTCCATGCCCTTCGTGATCCAGCCCCTGCAGCAGGCCTTCGTCGCCATCGGCCGCGCGCCCATGGAGGCGGCGGCCACGTTGCGCGCCTCGCCACTGGACGCGTTTTTCACCGTGGCGCTGCCGCTCGCGCGGCCGGGGTTCATCACCGCCGCTGTGCTCGGCTTCGCTCACACGGTCGGCGAGTTCGGTGTGGTGCTGATGATCGGCGGCAACATCCCGGGCAAGACACAGGTGCTGTCGATGGCGATCTACAACCACGTGGAGGCGATGGAGTATCACAACGCGCACTGGTTGGCCGGCGGCATGCTGGCTTTTTCTCTCGCCGTGCTGCTGTTGCTCAACAGCCGTGGCTGGAACCGTTCGCCATGAGCCTTGATATCCGTTTCCGGCAGGACTTCCCCGGCTTCACGCTCCACGTGGACCTGCAACTGCCCGGCCGCGGGGTGACCGCGCTGTTCGGCCCCTCGGGCTGCGGCAAGTCCACGCTGCTGCGCTGCATCGCCGGACTCAACGCCGCGCCCGGCGGCCGTTGCGTGGTGAATGGCGAGGTCTGGCAGGACGGCCTACACAGCCTGCCCACGCACCGGCGCCCGCTGGGCTACGTGTTCCAGGAGCCGCAGCTGTTTGCGCACCTGAGCGTGAGCGCGAACCTGATGTACGGCCGCCAGCGCACCGCGGGCACAACCCAGCAAGTGGAATGGAGCAGGGTCATCGAACTGCTGGGCATCGGCCACCTGCTGGAGCGCCGCACCGCCGGGCTATCGGGCGGCGAACGCCAGCGCATCGCCATCGCGCGCGCCCTGCTCACCAGCCCACGCCTGCTGCTGATGGACGAGCCGCTGGCCGCGCTGGACCTGGCGCGCAAGAACGAGTTCATGCCCTACCTGGAGCGCCTGCACCGCGAGCTGGACGTGCCGGTGATCTACGTGAGCCACGCGCCCGACGAGGTGGCGCGGCTGGCCGACCACATCGTGGCCATGGAAGCGGGCAGGGCGCTGGCCTCGGGCCCGCTGGCCGAGGTGTTGTCGCGCGTCGATCTGCCGATCCGCCTGGGCGAAGACGCGGGCGTGGTGCTGGAGGGCGTGGTGGTCGAGCGAGATGCGGCCTGGAGCCTGGCCCGGGTGGCGTTCCCGGGCGGCTGCCTCTGGGTGCGCGACGGCGGGCAAGCGAAGGGTGCCACGGTGCGCATCCGCATCCTGGCGCGCGACGTGAGCCTGGCGCTCTCGCCCGCGACCGACACGAGCCTGCTCAACAGCCTGCCGGTGGTGGTCGACCAACTGGCCGACGACAGCCACCCCGCGCTGGCCCTGTGCCGTTTGCAGGTGGGGACATCGTCCTCGCTGCTCGCGCGGTTAACGCGGCGCTCGGCTGCCGCGTTGGGGCTGGCGCAGGGTCAGCAGGTGTGGGCGCAAATCAAGGCCGTCGCTTTGATCGGGTAGAACTGAGCGCCGCGAAGGTGGGGTTCGGCGTCACTTCGGTCGCTTGGAAGAGCGACTGCGATCACTGATGACTGTTTCAACTTCAGCGGCGCTCCGCAAAATGTCTGCAATGTTGTCTGTCACTTCTCCGTTGAAACGATTCTTGCCCCACTCAAGTAGCTCATTCACGGTAGCCACAGCGGCGTTGCGCCACACGCTGTTCCCGAGTGTCTCGTCGTACCCCTTCCTTCCGGATTTCGGTGGACTTCCGATTGGAAAGAAGTACTCGTGTACGTCAACGGAGTAGCGCAGGCTGACGCTGAATGAACCGAAGTACTCGCAAGCGCGGCCATGCACATCAGAAGGAAAAGCCAAATCAGCTGCTGTGGCGAGCTCCTTGATGTTGTGTTGGAAGCCCTTCACCTCGCTATAGGCCTCAGCTAGGGAAAGATGCTCTCTCGCCACGATGCACTGTGCTTTCAGCATGCACTCGCAAGCCATGAGCAGATCAACAAAGCTCTTCACGCGAGATGACTTGCGTGGCTGGTCTTCCCAGTGAGCTTGGAATCTGTGGCAGAGGTCCAGCGCGTCTAAGAAATAGTGTTGCGCCAGTGTGTTGTGACTCATCGAGAGAGAGGGACTACGGATTTTGGTGACGGTAACAGCAATCAGCAGCGAAGCACGCCTTAGGCGACTGGACTGGACTGTATCGCTATGTGAATCTTATCAATGCTCTGCTTAATTCTCTAAGCTGCAGCTCTAAAAGTTGTAGTTCTTTGAGTCTCTGATCGCCTGGCAAATATCCGTACTTGTATTTCTTTAAATGTGCACACTTTCCTCTTGCATCTACAAGGCCATCTACTAAGGTCTCGAATGCAGCATCATTTTTAGAGCTGCTTGTAGCTATTGAATAAAATACTTGTTTTAGAGTGTTGGAGCCTTTAAGCTGATTTTTGGCGGGCACTCTTGAATTGTTTTCGATAAACTCCGCTTCTAGAATCTTGAACCTTGTCAAGAACTTGTCAATTAAATCTGTTTTTTGCTCCGCTTCATTGAATAGCTTTAACAAAACCGGATTGTATCTTTGCAGTTCGAAATCATTCAGTATGCTAGGGTTAAATGTCTGTTTTTCAAGAACTGTTTGTAAAGAGATCTGCAAAATTTGATGAGTTAATTCCCCGATTTCTTCTTTTTCCTGCTCGGTCTCGGGAATTCTTTCGCAATACAGCAGTGCCCAGCTAATCTGAAAATCTCCGAACTCAAAAGCCATTGTTTGGCTAAATTCATACGCGATTTTATGAGCCATTGTCGTACCTTCTTTTATATCAAATGGTATCGATACTGCAACAGTTCCTGATGTCGATATGGTCTTTTCGAGTTTATTGTTTGGTCTTATCTCGATGAATCCCTGAATCTTCTTTGAGGAATCTGAGTTTCCTTTTTGTAAATCAATACTGTACCTCACCACTTTATCAAACTGTAGTAATTTGGTTGTGAAGCTATATTGCCATTCATATCTCATGTGTTTTATTGTGCATAAGGTTTAGGTGGTGCGACCCCAGCGAAGTACAGCGACGTATTGGGGTCGGGTATTGCCTTTTGCTCAACAGAATAAAATGGATCACGAAAAGGCAAGCCGTGACCTCCAATCTTATGCTCTTCCCAATGGGGTTCAAATCATCTGGCTCTTGCCGTTGATGGAAGCCCATGTACAACCTGTTAGGCTCTAAATGGGCGACAAGCTTCTACGAATGCTTTTCCGGCAACCGTTGGATTAACTCGACCATAGCTTTCGCCTCCGCCCCAAGTCATGCCAGGACGCAAACAACCTAGACGGACAAGATTGCTAAGCGAAATTACAACATCTTCGGTTGGAAGACGCAGTTCTTGTTCCTTCTCCATCTTGATACGGGCGTGTAGGGGTAAATCTGCGGTGATTATGCCGTGGTGTTGGCTATCTTCAAATGGCAAGGAATACAGCACATCAAGAATACGCGCGTCTAATGGATTTAGTTGTTCGAGAATCGCTACGTATGCGCGACGAACTTCGCTGCCGAAATTGGCATTGGCAGCATTAACGAGTAAGGCAGCCCATCGATCTTGAAGATCGTCATCTTCTTCCAAGCTGGCGCCCTGCATAATGGGAATGAGGAGTTTCAGCGGAACTGGTCGCGTTGGAACTGGTAGCCCCACAAGTTTAAGAAAATCTTGTGATCGCTGCATCATCCGGATTTGGCGCTCCCAGCGCATGTATCTTAGGCGATCCTCAAAGATGCCTATTCCTTGCTCCAGAGGACCAGATACAAATTTTGCAATAAACCCTCCTGCCTCACGTGCTGCATCTATAGCCTTCCCTGTTGACTTCGCTAGGGAAGGTCTGCACAACACCCGCTACGGCGCGAGGTGATGCATGCAATTTCAAATGATGGCGATTTCAGGCTCACGAGGGCGCTTTGTTGGCCGATTTCGCCCTGATTCGTGGCCGTTGGCCGCATTCGGACGCACTCATCCTCGGGTCTCCTTCAAAAGCGTTCGGCGCACCATCCAGATGTTGGACAACGCAAACAGGGTGTGCAGCTGCGCCGTGTTCTTGGCCAATCCCCGGTAGCGCACCTTCACATATCCGAACTGGCGCTTGATCACCCGGAACGGGTGTTCGACCTTGGCTCGGATGCGCGCCTTGGTTTTCTCCAGCGCTTCCATGATCGAGCCCATGGGCGTTTCCTTGTCCAGCGCCTTGCGATGGCTGGGCATCATGGCCACGTACCAGTGGACCTCGGGATGGTCCTTGATCACCTCATCGCGCTTGTGAACGCCCCGGTAGCCAGAGTCGGCAAAGACATCGGTTTCGTCGCCGTGCAGCAGTTCGCTGGCCTGGGTGATGTCGTGCGCG
This window harbors:
- a CDS encoding cysteine desulfurase family protein, which produces MIYLDHNATTPPAPEVLDAMGPVFVTAWANASSQHGPGQDAKRVLGAARATAAKALGCKTSELIFTSGATEANHMALTGLLATARAQGRQRLLIGAVEHSALLRLARSLAEQGVPVDVMPVSPDGRIDLTAAAALMGPDLALVSLMAANNETGALMPVTEVAAMAHAAGAAMHVDATQWIGKLPFAFSEYPADAVSLSAHKFHGPKGAGALLLRQGRALVPPVPGSQERGRRGGTENLPAIVGLAAALERLGDLAVQSERAEQVASLRDALERGLAELPGLHVWCQGVPRLPGTSYLRFGMVDADVVLQRLSRLNVAASSGAACSSGGSEPSHVLTAMGVPRDEALCAIRFSLGDETQSEDIALLLNSLPALLEPLLSVAAES
- a CDS encoding SIR2 family NAD-dependent protein deacylase, with amino-acid sequence MTDLIQDIASRLDAGSVIPYLGPDMLSLCEPGKVPATPLDLATFMTAKVSVPHKVRSRLTQAAQFIENFKHRKSVVHLMNEAFASSPEPSALQLALAGSNAGLWVDTWYDDTMLNALTRVRGDSGWNQVQGLSQSEHFGHWTGAYDAQGQALEALPVAPTHYKPWGGHSPAGNYLVSDSDYVEVLTEIDIQTPIPAAVQAWRSGRHFLFLGCRFDDQLTRCFARQIMKRSSDQHWAVLPNEPTRMEARFLEEQGITRINMPLADFSAAFIDALQPALA
- a CDS encoding 2Fe-2S iron-sulfur cluster-binding protein — encoded protein: MTTITVLPSGKSYEVAAGTTLLKALLGVGEPVMSKCGGNAKCEACHVFVTSGRKSLSRIQPLENEKLDGMVGIGSASRLACQAVLGEDPITVELLMTS
- a CDS encoding DegT/DnrJ/EryC1/StrS family aminotransferase, which gives rise to MEIDAISLYEPECGEREIQLVTAVLESARWGDGPMLESFERAFAGWAGRRHAVAVGSGTLGTWIALRAYGIGPGDEVVCSSHSWHQVAQAITLAGATPVFADINYWTGCLSPEEAALKITPQTRAILAGNTNGHPADWDPLRALTKAHGIHLIEDSTEALGSRYKGQTVGSFGDVSVFDFSQPSALCTGEGGMLVTDDDVLVHELRYLRQRRVSDRHSVSVGSRVPLQAGMSEMTAALGLAQLASLDDRLMERKQVELWYHEQMQSFEGVKPPYLAENVDEVHWMLYVVHLGKRFTASARAQMVDDMASSGIETAAYSHPLHQQFHYMNAAESIGQQRGLLRDTDRIGDRALALPLHTQMDAVQVQYIVTTLKDTATNVGAGAAIYL
- the modA gene encoding molybdate ABC transporter substrate-binding protein codes for the protein MILKPLVSSLLAGLLLVVSTARADEISVAVAANFTAPFNKIAAEFEKETGHKVVSSFGSTGKFYAQIKNGAPFEILLAADDETPAKLIKEGAGVAGSQVGYAIGKLVLWSAQPAVVDAQGEVLKRGGFDHIALTNPKLAPYGAAAVETMKKLGVHDKLSPKFVTAETTVQAYQFISSGNSLLGFVALSQVLKDGQIQGSAWVVPANLYTPIRQDAVLLNPGNGKVSASALLKYLQGAKAQAVIRSFGYEMPL
- a CDS encoding flavin monoamine oxidase family protein, which produces MAALLHLPTHQVADVVVVGAGLCGLALTRSLVARGLSVTLLEARDRIGGRVLTCADAQTGQALDLGATWTWPETEPRISALLGELGLATLAQHDPGDALWLTDPNRQPERRQEEGGVHAGARRIQGGAARLVDALAAGLPEGCLRLGQPVRVLRDRGSYIELMLEAGAPLRARQVVLALPPRLVHDRVLFDPPLPATVWDAMESTATWMATHAKALIAFDHAFWREAGHSGNAFVRHAQAVLGEVFDACDETNGAALGGFVALNPAQREHFQRGLPLLIDSQLAQLYGQAAQSGRLQLQDWALEPWTCSDTDRATPPEPPLASPLLRQPLWSGRVLLGGSETAAHGAGHMEGALEAADRIAHALLRQKAPTATTQETVALDRESALQAFAEGVAARAAAAPDQYRRHLTRLLSSQQHDLLTQRALLATVDRVYSESLAQIDALLPALDAAEAAVAQGQHALTPQLLAPFAGWNKGLLQAALAFNASSCALSNFAQDQVPDAETQRAITLDLAAAWREFAIELNARLLQAQPVTA
- a CDS encoding TOBE domain-containing protein — protein: MSPSELNATSQPLMGKLLIDTAMGSFLGDKRIRLLEAIAQHGTVNAEVTLDLPGGHHVLTAVVTDQSVERLGLAVGQPVTAIFKASSVFLVSTD
- a CDS encoding NifB/NifX family molybdenum-iron cluster-binding protein; protein product: MKVAIATHKDWSQVSGHAGQAREWLLFKEQLPHHFEDHGPHPLHGVDLLISGSAGDGFLRHMAGWGAQVLLTGETDPRAALQKVLAGEALPDTRFDVTTALCKVRDLFSRH
- the nifT gene encoding putative nitrogen fixation protein NifT; the protein is MKVMIRRDAKGVLSAYVPKKDLEEPIVDMVNPGMWGGLVTLANGWQLDLPVMPEGTSLPITVEARRLASSVSED